A single window of Ferrimonas balearica DSM 9799 DNA harbors:
- a CDS encoding cytochrome c3 family protein codes for MTLDRRQAMGRIIGIAGTVAGTALIGPKAMAAEGCSGDSQIGIGSGGGGDLGQNLLTYVQLDPMKVANRAYAGYGRGGCMYGVFDAIVQELAVQGHEDACQFAAIPTNFAAYGGGGIAGWGTLCGCLNATAMAVNVLGGVDRAAVIRSVYRYYEKTPMPRGDAAFLEAIGAPTYKDDGGALLTPDKVGQSVANSILCHTSVSLWSKASKYGSSHNAKFERCAQVTAEIAYITVKYLNESLAGTLNAETQSPDNASCMGCHASSKAEPEAYISTDVASQMECKTCHSPHDVEAGLTGIHEGATCNDCH; via the coding sequence ATGACACTAGACAGACGCCAGGCCATGGGCCGCATTATTGGCATTGCCGGTACCGTTGCAGGTACTGCCCTTATCGGGCCGAAGGCGATGGCCGCCGAAGGATGCAGTGGCGACAGCCAGATTGGCATCGGCAGCGGTGGCGGGGGTGACCTTGGCCAGAACCTGCTGACCTACGTACAGCTCGACCCGATGAAAGTGGCGAACCGCGCTTACGCCGGTTACGGCCGGGGTGGCTGCATGTACGGGGTGTTCGACGCCATTGTGCAGGAGCTGGCGGTGCAGGGCCATGAGGATGCCTGCCAGTTCGCCGCCATCCCCACCAACTTTGCGGCCTATGGCGGGGGCGGTATCGCCGGCTGGGGCACCCTGTGTGGCTGTCTGAATGCCACCGCGATGGCGGTAAACGTACTGGGTGGTGTCGATCGGGCTGCGGTGATCCGCTCGGTGTACCGTTACTACGAGAAAACCCCGATGCCCCGTGGCGATGCGGCATTCCTGGAAGCCATTGGCGCGCCGACCTACAAAGACGATGGCGGTGCCCTGCTGACCCCGGATAAGGTGGGTCAGTCGGTGGCCAACTCCATTCTGTGTCACACCTCAGTTTCGCTCTGGTCCAAAGCCAGCAAGTACGGCTCCAGCCATAACGCCAAGTTTGAGCGTTGCGCTCAGGTCACCGCGGAGATCGCCTACATCACCGTGAAGTACCTGAACGAGTCTCTGGCCGGCACCCTGAATGCCGAGACCCAGTCCCCGGACAACGCCAGCTGCATGGGCTGTCACGCCAGCAGCAAGGCGGAGCCGGAGGCGTACATCAGCACCGATGTGGCCAGCCAGATGGAGTGTAAGACCTGCCACAGCCCCCACGATGTGGAAGCGGGCCTGACCGGCATCCATGAAGGTGCTACTTGTAACGACTGCCACTAA
- a CDS encoding FAD-dependent oxidoreductase yields MSNDFQFLDVDRQDPAKQALDTRKTDFVEIYQPFDDAEVSQQADRCLDCGNPYCEWKCPVHNYIPDWLRLAQEGRILEAAELSHQTNSLPEMCGRVCPQDRLCEGACTLNDDFGAVTIGSVEKYITDTAIAMGWKPDLSGVEARREHVAIVGAGPAGLACADVLRRNGAQVTVYDRMPEIGGLLTFGIPSFKLEKSVVRKRRTLLEGMGIRFELGIDIGRDKTFDDLLAEHDAVFLGMGTYKAMAGGLPGESAKGVHQALPFLIANTAQLEGYPTEHDYIDLKGKRVVVLGGGDTAMDCVRSAVRQGATSVQCAYRRDEANMPGSAREVQNAKEEGVEFLFNRQPLGIETNANGEVVAVRCCQTQLGEPDENGRRRPEPVPDSEVLLKADAVLIAFGFQPSPPAWLGEHGIITDEWGRVRAPEAGTYAFQTSHPKVFAGGDMVRGSDLVVTAIDEGRRAAAGILDYLDTLPQ; encoded by the coding sequence ATGAGCAACGATTTCCAATTCCTCGACGTCGACCGCCAGGACCCGGCCAAGCAAGCGCTGGATACCCGCAAAACCGACTTCGTCGAGATCTACCAGCCGTTTGATGACGCCGAGGTCAGCCAACAGGCGGACCGCTGTCTCGACTGTGGCAACCCCTACTGCGAGTGGAAGTGCCCGGTACACAACTACATCCCGGACTGGCTGCGCCTGGCTCAGGAGGGGCGCATTCTGGAAGCGGCGGAACTGTCCCACCAGACCAACTCCCTGCCGGAGATGTGTGGCCGGGTCTGTCCGCAGGACCGCCTCTGTGAAGGCGCCTGTACCCTGAACGACGATTTTGGTGCCGTCACCATCGGTTCGGTGGAGAAGTACATCACCGACACCGCCATCGCCATGGGCTGGAAACCGGATCTCTCCGGTGTGGAAGCGCGCCGGGAACATGTCGCCATCGTCGGTGCCGGCCCCGCCGGCCTGGCTTGTGCCGATGTGCTGCGCCGTAACGGCGCGCAGGTCACCGTGTATGACCGCATGCCGGAGATTGGCGGCCTGCTGACCTTTGGCATCCCCAGCTTCAAGCTGGAGAAATCCGTGGTGCGCAAGCGCCGTACCCTGCTGGAGGGGATGGGGATCCGCTTTGAGCTGGGCATCGACATTGGCCGCGACAAAACCTTCGACGACCTGCTGGCGGAGCACGACGCGGTGTTCCTCGGCATGGGAACCTACAAAGCGATGGCCGGTGGCCTGCCCGGCGAGTCTGCCAAGGGCGTGCACCAGGCGCTGCCCTTCCTGATCGCCAATACCGCTCAGTTGGAGGGCTACCCCACCGAGCACGATTACATCGACCTCAAAGGCAAACGCGTGGTGGTACTAGGCGGCGGCGATACCGCCATGGACTGCGTGCGCAGCGCCGTGCGTCAGGGCGCCACCAGTGTGCAGTGCGCCTACCGCCGGGATGAAGCCAATATGCCGGGCTCTGCCCGCGAAGTGCAGAACGCCAAGGAGGAGGGGGTGGAGTTCCTGTTTAACCGCCAGCCTCTGGGCATTGAGACCAACGCCAACGGTGAAGTGGTGGCGGTGCGCTGCTGCCAGACCCAACTGGGCGAACCGGATGAAAACGGCCGTCGCCGTCCCGAGCCGGTGCCGGACTCCGAAGTGCTGCTGAAAGCCGATGCGGTGTTGATCGCCTTCGGGTTTCAGCCCAGCCCGCCAGCCTGGCTGGGGGAGCACGGCATCATCACCGACGAATGGGGCCGGGTGCGGGCACCGGAAGCGGGCACCTACGCCTTCCAGACCAGCCACCCCAAGGTGTTTGCCGGGGGCGACATGGTGCGGGGCTCCGACCTGGTGGTCACCGCCATTGATGAGGGCCGACGGGCTGCCGCCGGCATCCTCGATTACCTGGATACACTACCTCAGTAG